The bacterium genome window below encodes:
- a CDS encoding radical SAM protein, which produces MPPFIRKALDVGDKLALLASDSRYDLACSCGTREDEHRRRGSDDRWIYPAALPDGRTTYLFKTLLSNACVNDCKYCPLRGGADARRCSLKPEELADIFLSYFKVGKVGGLFLSSAVEGSPDATMEKLNRAALLLRRQQFRGYIHLKIIPGASDEAIRQSVALASAVSLNIETPGAHNFKHMCATKDYARDIVRPINLISRLTAKGSRFARVKQTTQFVVGASSETDREIIDACATLYKKLSLQRIYFSAYQRGAGAESLPGERSNEDNAAMLMREHRLYQVDWLLRKYGFEASEIPVGADGRLSLALDPKEAWARAHPEFFPVNVNCDDRSRLLRVPGLGQTFISRILAFRRNRSRISSLADVARPTKLLRRAEGYVTF; this is translated from the coding sequence GGGAAGACGAGCATCGGCGCCGTGGGAGCGATGACAGGTGGATCTACCCGGCAGCGCTCCCCGACGGCAGGACGACCTATCTCTTCAAGACCCTCCTCTCCAACGCCTGCGTCAACGATTGCAAATACTGCCCGCTTCGGGGCGGGGCCGACGCCCGTCGCTGTTCGCTTAAGCCCGAGGAACTTGCAGATATCTTCCTCTCCTATTTCAAGGTAGGCAAGGTGGGCGGCCTCTTCCTGAGCAGCGCCGTGGAGGGGAGCCCGGACGCAACTATGGAGAAGCTCAATCGCGCAGCACTCCTGCTCCGCAGGCAGCAGTTTCGCGGCTACATCCATCTCAAAATCATCCCCGGCGCCTCCGACGAGGCCATACGTCAGAGCGTCGCGTTGGCCAGCGCGGTCTCGCTCAACATCGAGACGCCGGGCGCGCACAACTTCAAGCACATGTGCGCGACCAAGGACTATGCGCGAGACATCGTCCGGCCGATCAACCTCATCAGCCGGCTCACGGCAAAGGGCTCGCGTTTTGCGCGCGTCAAGCAGACCACGCAATTCGTGGTGGGCGCGTCGAGCGAGACCGACCGCGAGATCATTGACGCGTGCGCTACGCTCTACAAAAAACTCTCCCTCCAGCGCATCTATTTCAGCGCTTATCAGCGCGGCGCAGGCGCGGAGAGTCTACCAGGCGAGCGATCGAACGAGGACAACGCTGCCATGCTGATGCGGGAGCACCGCCTCTATCAGGTGGACTGGCTCCTGAGGAAGTACGGCTTCGAGGCCTCCGAGATTCCGGTGGGCGCTGACGGCCGCCTATCGCTCGCCTTGGACCCCAAGGAGGCCTGGGCAAGGGCGCACCCGGAGTTCTTCCCGGTGAACGTGAACTGCGACGACCGCTCGCGCCTCTTGCGCGTGCCGGGCCTGGGCCAGACTTTCATTTCGCGCATCCTCGCCTTCCGGAGGAATCGCAGCAGGATCTCCTCTCTTGCCGACGTCGCCCGGCCGACCAAGTTGCTCAGAAGGGCGGAGGGGTACGTGACGTTCTGA